AAAAATGATGACTTCATTTCAATGTGACACTTAACactattatttaaattatttaaatataaaaaagacaaaCTCTAAATCTCTATATCATATACTTCAAACCCATTTCACATTATTATTCATTGAAACACAAAGTTACCAAAATTCTTATTCAAAGATGTTTAGTTCCAAATCtgagcaacaacaaaaaactaTCCTCCAAATCAAGCAAGATGACAAGTTCTTTTGCAGACTTCTAACAAAAGAAAGTTCCATTTCCAATCCATCTTTTAGAGTAGCTATTACTGTCCCTTTTGTTTGGGAATCTCAACCTGGCACACCAAAATACACATTCTCTGAAAAAATTCTACCTCCTCTTACTCCTCCACCATCTTATTTTTCATGCAAAAAAATACCAAGTAAGAAAAATTCAAGATCCAATCTTTTTCTTGCACTTTTTCCAAAACTAAATCTTAGAAAAAATATTAAGTCTTCTTCGtcgtcatcttcatcttcatcaccttCGAATTCGCCTTATTATTCTTCTGCTTCATGTTCTTCTTCCTCTGAgtcttcatcatcaacatcatcgtCAACCAAAATTGTCCCGAGAAGGCGGCGTTTCTTAAGCTATGGTTCATCTTTTGAGTTAAgaggagaagatgaagatgctACTTCACCTACTTCAACACTATGTTTTGGTCTTACTCGTTCAACTAGCACTATGGCTAATAGTGGATTCCTAGGATTCTCCAAAAGGTAATCTTAATGGTGGATTATACCATCGACAAAGGTGGTTA
This genomic interval from Trifolium pratense cultivar HEN17-A07 linkage group LG6, ARS_RC_1.1, whole genome shotgun sequence contains the following:
- the LOC123889730 gene encoding putative protein TPRXL, which translates into the protein MFSSKSEQQQKTILQIKQDDKFFCRLLTKESSISNPSFRVAITVPFVWESQPGTPKYTFSEKILPPLTPPPSYFSCKKIPSKKNSRSNLFLALFPKLNLRKNIKSSSSSSSSSSPSNSPYYSSASCSSSSESSSSTSSSTKIVPRRRRFLSYGSSFELRGEDEDATSPTSTLCFGLTRSTSTMANSGFLGFSKR